The following coding sequences lie in one Danio rerio strain Tuebingen ecotype United States chromosome 25, GRCz12tu, whole genome shotgun sequence genomic window:
- the ric3b gene encoding protein RIC-3b precursor: MSISTFQKLTVVSCVLLCVALLLPKMLLSRGHREPDGPAGNFPPVPQRGPLSDERRSRQSSRTHTTEAIARARGAGAAATGKSNLAGQIIPIYGFGILLYILYILFKITAKGRSSTPPESRLSAVRAENTKRKITDFELAQLQDRLNETKDMIERILSTASTGSDSAAVPLDEEQNLLFQLQEITRVMQEGRLVDTADPPDHLQEHFCCVHPPDTHTHTPMEDVDDTHTPLAESDQTLMTESDDKHTHTPMAESDSVNTAAQDASISQSQPQTDTQTGSDITGLRRRNKP, encoded by the exons ATGAGCATCTCCACCTTCCAGAAGCTGACGGTGGTCTCCTGCGTGCTGCTGTGCGTCGCGCTGCTGCTGCCGAAGATGCTGCTGTCCCGCGGCCACCGGGAGCCGGACG GGCCCGCAGGTAACTTCCCGCCGGTGCCGCAGCGAGGGCCGCTGTCAGATGAGCGCCGCAGCCGTCAGTCCTCCAGAACACACACCACTGAAGCCATCGCGCGCGCTCGAGGAGCCGGAGCCGCTGCCACTGGGAAGAGCAACCTGGCCGGACAGATCATCCCCATCTACGGCTTCGGCATCCTGctctacatactgtacatactgttcaag atcaCAGCTAAAGGCAGGTCCTCCACTCCTCCAGAGAGCAGACTCAGTGCGGTGCGAGCGGAAAACACCAAGAGGAAGATCA ctgatTTCGAGTTGGCTCAGCTGCAGGACCGACTGAACGAGACGAAGGACATGATCGAGAGAATCCTCTCTACAGCCAGCACCGGCtcagacag cgctGCAGTGCCGCTGGATGAGGAGCAGAATCTGCTGTTCCAGCTGCAGGAGATCACGCGTGTGATGCAGGAGGGCCGACTGGTGGACACGGCAG ATCCTCCTGACCATCTGCAGGAGCACTTCTGCTGTGTCCATccgcctgacacacacacacacacgccgatGGAGGACGtcgatgacacacacacaccgttgGCAGAGAGTGACCAAACTCTGATGACCGAGAGTGacgataaacacacacacacaccgatggCGGAGAGCGACAGCGTAAACACCGCGGCGCAGGACGCctccatcagccaatcacagccgCAGACGGACACTCagacaggaagtgacatcacagGACTCAGACGGAGGAACAAACCGTAG
- the LOC101882884 gene encoding calcitonin gene-related peptide 1-like isoform X2 produces the protein MLLLKVSALLLAVVCQMKSCSAAPARAAPDSLSDRVSLVDFEAGRLWSAILKSVEQMTEDLEPDSSVALRKRACNTATCVTHRLADFLSRAGGIGHTRFVATDVGSRAFGRRRRS, from the exons atgcTGCTGCTGAAGGTCTCCGCTCTGCTCCTCGCTGTGGTCTGCCAGATGAAGAGCTGCAGCGCCGCTCCGGCCAG agCGGCTCCAGACTCTCTGTCTGACAGGGTTTCGCTGGTGGATTTCGAGGCTGGCCGACTGTGGAGCGCCATACTGAAGAGCGTGGAGCAGATGACGGAGGACCTGGAGCCCGACAGCAG tgTGGCCCTGCGGAAGCGCGCCTGTAACACCGCCACCTGCGTCACACACCGGCTGGCAGATTTCCTGAGTCGCGCCGGTGGGATCGGACACACACGCTTCGTGGCGACGGATGTGGGCTCCAGAGCGTTCGGCCGCAGGAGGAGAAGCTGA
- the rpl27a gene encoding large ribosomal subunit protein uL15, with the protein MPTKKSKTRKLRGHVSHGHGRVGKHRKHPGGRGNAGGLHHHRINFDKYHPGYFGKVGMRHYHLKRNTTFCPTINLDKLWTLVSEQTRVNYSQKPDGPAPIIDVVRAGYFKVLGKGKLPKQPVIVKAKFFSRRAEEKIKGVGGACVLTA; encoded by the exons ATG CCGACCAAGAAATCCAAGACGAGGAAGCTGCGCGGGCACGTGAGTCACGGACACGGCCGCGTGG GAAAGCACCGGAAGCACCCCGGTGGACGCGGTAACGCCGGAGGACTGCACCACCACCGCATCAACTTCGACAAATA tcacCCAGGGTACTTCGGGAAGGTGGGCATGCGGCACTATCACCTGAAGAGGAACACCACCTTCTGCCCCACCATCAACCTGGACAAGCTGTGGACGCTGGTGAGCGAGCAGACCCGGGTCAACTACAGCCAGAAGCCCGACGGACCCGCACCCATCATTGATGTCGTGCGCGCG GGCTACTTCAAGGTGCTGGGCAAGGGGAAGCTTCCCAAGCAGCCGGTGATCGTGAAGGCCAAGTTCTTCAGCCGGCGCGCCGAGGAGAAGATCAAGGGTGTGGGAGGAGCGTGTGTGTTAACCGCCTGA
- the LOC101882884 gene encoding calcitonin-1-like isoform X1 — protein sequence MLLLKVSALLLAVVCQMKSCSAAPARAAPDSLSDRVSLVDFEAGRLWSAILKSVEQMTEDLEPDSSRGRFLSKRCSNLSTCLLGKLSQELHKLQTSPQTDVGAGTPGRKRSPLEISALSGYGDAFTGV from the exons atgcTGCTGCTGAAGGTCTCCGCTCTGCTCCTCGCTGTGGTCTGCCAGATGAAGAGCTGCAGCGCCGCTCCGGCCAG agCGGCTCCAGACTCTCTGTCTGACAGGGTTTCGCTGGTGGATTTCGAGGCTGGCCGACTGTGGAGCGCCATACTGAAGAGCGTGGAGCAGATGACGGAGGACCTGGAGCCCGACAGCAG TCGGGGCAGGTTCCTGTCCAAGCGCTGCTCCAATCTCAGCACGTGTCTGCTGGGTAAACTCTCGCAGGAGCTGCACAAACTACAGACCTCCCCGCAGACGGACGTGGGCGCGGGGACGCCCGGGAGGAAGCGCAGCCCGCTGGAGATCAGTGCGCTCAGCGGCTACGGGGACGCGTTTACCGGCGTCTGA